From Malacoplasma iowae:
AAATTAAATAACAATATTAAATTTGTTTCTAAAAATTTTCAAATAAAAAATAATAATCAAACTTATTTTATAGAAGGTTTATGTTATCTGAATGCTAAATCAATATATGAAAATGCTAGTATTAACTTTTATGTTAAACAAAACATAAAAGTTCATAGTACAAAATTTGATAAAATTGATAATGTGTTGAAAAACCAAAATAAAATATTTAATATTGTTTTAAATCAAAAAGATATAAAATTTACTAAGCATTCATATAAACTAAATATAAATGTTAAATATAATATTTTTCTTAATGGTTTGTGTTTGGTATCACTAAAAAATATTGAAATCATTGACATATATTTACCTGAAAAAATTAATGTTTATATTACAGATAATGCTGTGATATAGAAAGGAAGACTATGAGCAAGAAAAAACTTATTATCTTTGGTGGTTCATTTGATCCAATTCATAAAGGACATTTAAAAATTGCAATCAAAGCTTTTAAAAAAATAAAAGCTAATAAACTATTTTTTGTTCCTTGTAAAAACCATCCTCAAAATAAACACCTTAGTGCTTCTGATCAACAAAGAGTTGACATGATAAAGTTAATGATAAAAGGTATTAATAATTTTGAAATATGTGAATATGAATTAGGGTTAAATGATGTTTCTTACACATTGAATACTATTAACTTTTTTAAGCAAGAATATCAAGATTATGATTTATATTTATTAATTGGTTATGACCAATTAAAAAATTTTAAATCATGACATGAATACAAACAAATTTTAGAATCAGTTAAATTAATTTGTCATAAAAGAAAAATTGAAAAAGATTCAATTATTCCTCATGATATTCCTTTTATAAAAATTGGAATGTGAAATATTAATGCTAATTCTTCATCGTTGAAAATATACCCAAAAAGCAAATTCCTTGATAAAGAAGTTGAAAAATATATAAATGAAAATGGTGTATATGCTATTGATCGTTTAAAAACTGTTATGGGTGAATATAGATTAGAACATTCTATTAGAGTGGCAGAACTTGCAAAACAAATTGCTAAAGAAAACAAGTATTACACTTTGTTAAATAAAGCATATGTCGCAGGTCTTTATCATGATTATGCCAAAGAATTTAAAGAAGATGTTGTGTTAAAATATGCCAAAAAATTAAAAATTAAAAAATTTCCTTCATGAAAAGTTCTTCATGGTCCTGTTGGAGCTTACGTTTTAAGAAAAAGATATAACATTGATGATTACCAAATTTTAACAGCTATTAAAAACCATGTAATTCCTGAAGATAAATCAATTCTTGTTAAGATTGTTTATTGTGCTGA
This genomic window contains:
- a CDS encoding nicotinate-nucleotide adenylyltransferase — its product is MSKKKLIIFGGSFDPIHKGHLKIAIKAFKKIKANKLFFVPCKNHPQNKHLSASDQQRVDMIKLMIKGINNFEICEYELGLNDVSYTLNTINFFKQEYQDYDLYLLIGYDQLKNFKSWHEYKQILESVKLICHKRKIEKDSIIPHDIPFIKIGMWNINANSSSLKIYPKSKFLDKEVEKYINENGVYAIDRLKTVMGEYRLEHSIRVAELAKQIAKENKYYTLLNKAYVAGLYHDYAKEFKEDVVLKYAKKLKIKKFPSWKVLHGPVGAYVLRKRYNIDDYQILTAIKNHVIPEDKSILVKIVYCADKLDVRVDGELPERNKLIKICKKDINEGFDLVVNKLKEIYEN